In Vibrio sp. FE10, the following are encoded in one genomic region:
- a CDS encoding DUF2987 domain-containing protein — protein MKKTVLALLASLSLGVSLPASAQEYMFTYSKLYTQLKNNTKEGHDDVKVAVFFVDQQAQTICHISKAWMEKEEHYEELKVSPASELLLPVDQNLRSANPLIFVQTQEQECAYSLVVMTQEPLAGTVEVAQLESLLPQMQAMLEDVSGMFSSWITPDIQGLTLEFDNKLEGNIALSNGKQIPIEEGRAKFTLAELNGSDSITLPEATVRVLPYIPAQ, from the coding sequence ATGAAAAAGACAGTACTCGCTCTATTAGCCTCACTCAGCCTTGGGGTTTCTCTTCCAGCTTCAGCTCAAGAATACATGTTCACGTATTCCAAGCTCTACACACAGCTTAAAAACAACACCAAAGAAGGGCATGATGACGTCAAAGTTGCGGTCTTCTTTGTGGATCAACAAGCTCAAACAATCTGTCACATCAGCAAAGCGTGGATGGAGAAGGAAGAACATTATGAAGAGCTAAAAGTCTCTCCAGCCAGTGAACTGCTTCTACCTGTCGATCAAAACCTACGTTCAGCTAATCCTCTTATCTTTGTACAAACACAAGAACAAGAGTGTGCGTATTCGCTGGTCGTAATGACTCAGGAACCTTTGGCTGGAACGGTTGAAGTTGCACAGCTAGAAAGCCTGTTACCGCAGATGCAAGCGATGCTAGAAGACGTAAGCGGCATGTTCTCTAGCTGGATCACACCCGATATCCAAGGCTTAACGTTGGAGTTTGATAATAAGCTTGAAGGCAACATTGCTCTGTCTAACGGTAAGCAAATCCCAATTGAAGAAGGGCGCGCGAAATTCACGCTAGCTGAGCTCAATGGAAGTGACAGCATCACGTTACCAGAAGCTACTGTTCGTGTTTTGCCTTACATCCCAGCACAATAG
- the cobB gene encoding Sir2 family NAD+-dependent deacetylase → MHFPYRNIVILTGAGISAESGIQTFRAQDGLWENHKIEDVATPEGFAKDPDLVQEFYNKRRHGLQSESILPNSAHKALGELEDKLDGKVTIITQNIDNLHERGGSSNIIHMHGELLKARCSESNQVIEHKDNIETGELCHCCQIPAQMRPHIVWFGEMPLRMGDIYSALEEADLFISIGTSGVVYPAAGFVHDARMHGAHTIEINLEPSAVESEFEEKRYGKASIEVPKLVGELLSVEKGSLTA, encoded by the coding sequence ATGCATTTCCCATACAGAAATATCGTAATTCTTACTGGTGCCGGAATCTCAGCGGAGTCGGGGATACAAACATTTCGAGCGCAAGATGGATTGTGGGAAAACCATAAAATCGAAGATGTCGCAACACCTGAGGGTTTTGCAAAAGATCCAGATTTGGTGCAAGAGTTCTACAATAAACGTCGTCATGGCTTACAAAGCGAAAGCATCCTGCCAAATTCAGCCCATAAGGCGTTAGGAGAGCTTGAAGACAAACTAGATGGCAAAGTTACAATCATCACTCAAAACATCGACAACCTGCATGAGCGCGGTGGTAGTAGCAATATCATCCACATGCATGGCGAACTATTAAAAGCGCGATGCAGCGAATCCAATCAAGTTATCGAGCATAAAGACAATATCGAAACCGGTGAGCTTTGTCATTGCTGCCAGATCCCCGCTCAAATGCGTCCTCATATTGTTTGGTTTGGCGAAATGCCACTAAGAATGGGCGACATCTATTCAGCGTTAGAAGAAGCGGATTTGTTCATCTCGATCGGTACGTCAGGTGTGGTTTATCCAGCAGCCGGTTTTGTACATGACGCTAGAATGCATGGCGCACATACAATTGAAATCAATCTCGAACCGAGTGCGGTTGAGAGCGAATTTGAAGAGAAACGCTACGGTAAAGCCAGTATTGAAGTGCCGAAATTAGTCGGTGAGCTGTTGTCTGTAGAGAAAGGTTCTTTGACCGCTTAA
- a CDS encoding FNR family transcription factor, giving the protein MISEKPVTKRVQSGGCAIHCQDCSISQLCIPFTLNESELDQLDQIIERKKPIQKGQELFKAGDELKSLYAIRSGTIKSYTITEQGDEQITAFHLAGDLVGFDAITGDEHPSFAQALETSMVCEIPYEILDDLSGKMPKLRQQIMRLMSNEIKGDQEMILLLSKKNAEERLAAFLYNLSTRFSQRGFSPREFRLTMTRGDIGNYLGLTVETISRLLGRFQKADILSVKGKYITIEDHDALMELAGVSKE; this is encoded by the coding sequence ATGATTTCTGAAAAGCCTGTGACGAAACGTGTTCAGTCTGGTGGCTGTGCAATCCACTGCCAGGATTGTAGTATTAGCCAGCTCTGTATCCCATTTACTTTGAATGAATCTGAACTCGATCAACTTGATCAGATCATTGAGAGAAAAAAGCCTATTCAAAAAGGCCAAGAGTTATTTAAAGCCGGTGACGAGCTTAAATCTCTGTATGCTATTCGCTCTGGAACGATCAAGAGTTACACGATTACTGAGCAAGGTGATGAGCAGATTACTGCATTCCACCTTGCGGGTGATCTTGTTGGCTTTGATGCGATCACGGGTGACGAACACCCTAGTTTCGCACAAGCACTTGAAACTTCTATGGTGTGTGAAATTCCATACGAGATCCTTGATGACTTATCAGGCAAAATGCCTAAATTGCGTCAGCAAATTATGCGTCTGATGAGTAACGAGATTAAAGGTGACCAAGAAATGATTCTGCTTCTTTCTAAAAAGAACGCGGAAGAACGTCTTGCTGCATTCCTTTACAACCTTTCTACTCGCTTCTCTCAACGTGGCTTTAGCCCAAGAGAGTTCCGCTTAACGATGACTCGTGGCGACATTGGTAACTACCTTGGTTTGACTGTTGAAACAATCAGCCGTCTATTAGGTCGCTTCCAAAAAGCAGACATCTTGAGTGTTAAAGGCAAATACATCACTATCGAAGATCACGATGCTCTGATGGAACTTGCTGGCGTTTCAAAAGAATAG
- the potB gene encoding spermidine/putrescine ABC transporter permease PotB: MSKKFNLQNAIVALITGWLVLFVMIPNIMIIGTSFLTRDEANLIEMTFTLDNYLRLADPLYFKVLMHSFYMAIVATLLCLIIGYPFAYIVAKMPAKWRPIMLFLVIVPFWTNSLIRTYGLKVVLGTQGVLNKGLLALDIIDKPLRIMYSETAVMIGLVYILLPFMILPLYSAIEKLDDTYLEAAKDLGANKLQTLLKVVLPLTMPGIIGGCLLVLLPALGMFYISDLLGGAKNLLIGNVIKSQVLNARDWPFGAATSIALTTAMAVMLYAYYRAGKLLNKKVELD; the protein is encoded by the coding sequence ATGAGCAAGAAGTTTAATTTACAAAACGCGATTGTTGCTTTAATCACAGGTTGGTTAGTGCTGTTCGTGATGATTCCAAACATCATGATCATCGGTACTAGCTTTCTAACTCGTGATGAAGCGAACTTGATCGAGATGACCTTCACTCTCGATAACTACTTGCGTTTGGCTGATCCGCTGTATTTTAAAGTGCTGATGCACTCTTTCTATATGGCGATTGTCGCAACCCTACTTTGTTTAATTATTGGTTACCCGTTCGCCTACATCGTGGCAAAAATGCCAGCGAAATGGCGTCCAATCATGTTGTTTCTAGTGATTGTGCCATTTTGGACAAACTCTTTGATTCGTACTTACGGATTAAAAGTGGTTCTGGGTACTCAAGGTGTGTTGAACAAAGGCTTGTTGGCGTTAGACATTATCGATAAGCCACTTCGTATTATGTATTCAGAAACGGCAGTAATGATCGGTTTAGTGTATATCCTACTTCCGTTCATGATTTTGCCGTTGTATTCAGCAATTGAAAAGCTAGACGATACTTATTTAGAAGCGGCTAAAGACTTAGGTGCGAACAAACTTCAAACGTTATTGAAGGTTGTTTTACCCCTAACAATGCCAGGCATTATCGGCGGTTGCTTACTTGTATTGCTCCCTGCGCTTGGAATGTTCTACATTTCAGACTTGTTGGGCGGCGCTAAGAACCTATTGATCGGTAACGTGATTAAGAGCCAAGTGCTCAACGCTCGAGACTGGCCGTTTGGCGCGGCAACCAGTATTGCACTGACCACTGCTATGGCCGTGATGCTTTATGCCTACTACCGTGCAGGCAAGTTATTGAATAAGAAAGTGGAGCTAGACTAA
- a CDS encoding extracellular solute-binding protein has protein sequence MKKTLYTGALCAATLLSTPSFAADQELYFYNWSEYIPNEVLEDFTEETGIKVYYSTYESNESMYAKLKTQGTGYDLVVPSTYFVSKMRKEGMLQELDKTKLSHFADLDPNYLDKPFDPNNNYSIPYIWGATGIGINSDMLDKSSVKNWGDLWDTQWEGQLMMMDDSREVFHIALSKLGYSPNTTNPEEIKEAYEELRKLMPNVLVFNSDFPANPYLAGEVSLGMLWNGSAYMARQEGATIDIIWPETGAIFWMDSLAIPAGAKNTEAAHKMIDFLLRPENAAKIALEIGYPTPVKTAYPLLPKEFAEDKNVFPPQSVMDNGVWQDEVGEASVIYDEYFQKLKVNN, from the coding sequence ATGAAAAAAACACTGTATACCGGCGCATTGTGTGCTGCTACTTTACTTTCTACACCCTCTTTCGCAGCTGACCAAGAACTGTATTTTTACAACTGGTCTGAATATATTCCAAATGAAGTGTTAGAAGACTTCACAGAAGAGACTGGCATTAAAGTCTACTACTCAACTTATGAGTCTAACGAAAGCATGTACGCTAAGTTAAAAACTCAAGGTACGGGTTACGACTTAGTGGTTCCTTCTACTTACTTCGTTTCTAAGATGCGTAAAGAAGGCATGCTTCAAGAGCTTGATAAAACTAAGCTAAGCCACTTTGCTGATTTGGATCCAAATTACTTAGATAAGCCATTTGACCCAAACAACAACTACTCGATCCCATACATCTGGGGCGCAACGGGTATTGGTATCAACTCAGATATGCTAGACAAGTCTTCAGTTAAAAACTGGGGCGATCTGTGGGATACACAGTGGGAAGGTCAACTGATGATGATGGATGACTCTCGTGAGGTTTTCCATATCGCACTGTCTAAACTGGGTTATTCTCCAAACACAACGAACCCTGAAGAAATCAAAGAAGCGTACGAAGAACTTCGTAAGCTGATGCCAAACGTATTGGTATTTAACTCAGATTTCCCAGCAAACCCTTACCTAGCGGGTGAAGTGTCTCTTGGTATGCTTTGGAATGGCTCTGCTTACATGGCACGCCAAGAAGGCGCGACGATTGACATCATCTGGCCAGAGACAGGCGCTATCTTCTGGATGGACAGCCTAGCGATTCCAGCAGGTGCTAAGAACACTGAAGCGGCACATAAGATGATCGACTTCCTTCTTCGCCCTGAAAACGCAGCTAAGATTGCTCTAGAGATCGGTTACCCGACGCCAGTTAAAACGGCTTACCCTCTTCTTCCTAAAGAATTTGCTGAAGATAAGAACGTTTTCCCACCACAATCAGTGATGGATAACGGCGTTTGGCAAGATGAAGTTGGCGAAGCGAGCGTTATTTATGACGAGTACTTCCAAAAACTTAAAGTAAACAACTAG
- a CDS encoding GGDEF domain-containing protein, with translation MPANPILLVVTLMLLASFLMLGLSSFIHIDSNYDLFFETNTLVITMYIYYVARHAIRPHKILRYGAILLIFNLFYDVTTELKHLDEWADRNELLDTFLEDGLLQIAFLLIAYGITELTTQLKDQSKQDELTGLYNRKKFDAIKLKEFELIYFDLDGLKTVNDRKGHKVGDLMIVRFSQALSQAVLEDEMVFRVGGDEFVATAQLGRGGEFVSQVNNLLHGENISFSYGIEVTCQDNFQQALDKSDKAMYEMKKAQRSVSTSS, from the coding sequence ATGCCAGCGAACCCGATATTATTGGTTGTGACTCTGATGCTTCTTGCGTCTTTCTTGATGCTCGGCCTGAGTTCATTCATCCACATAGACTCTAATTACGACCTGTTTTTCGAAACAAACACCCTCGTGATTACTATGTACATCTACTACGTTGCTCGTCATGCCATTCGCCCTCATAAAATCCTTCGCTACGGGGCTATATTGCTTATTTTCAACCTATTTTATGATGTGACCACAGAACTCAAACATCTCGATGAATGGGCAGACAGAAACGAACTACTCGACACCTTTCTTGAAGATGGCTTATTGCAAATAGCCTTCCTACTTATTGCCTACGGCATTACTGAGCTGACCACTCAATTAAAAGACCAAAGTAAGCAAGATGAGCTGACAGGTTTGTATAACCGTAAGAAGTTCGATGCAATCAAATTGAAAGAATTCGAACTCATCTATTTCGATTTGGATGGGTTAAAAACGGTGAATGATCGTAAAGGCCATAAAGTCGGAGATCTGATGATCGTTCGCTTCTCTCAGGCATTAAGCCAAGCGGTATTAGAAGATGAAATGGTGTTTCGTGTTGGCGGCGATGAGTTTGTCGCAACGGCGCAGCTGGGTCGTGGTGGTGAGTTCGTCAGCCAAGTTAACAACCTACTTCACGGTGAAAACATCTCTTTTTCTTACGGCATCGAAGTCACTTGTCAGGATAACTTTCAACAGGCGCTGGATAAGTCAGATAAGGCTATGTATGAAATGAAAAAAGCGCAGCGTTCTGTTTCAACTAGCTCTTAA
- the potC gene encoding spermidine/putrescine ABC transporter permease PotC — translation MGRTVKFSFMALVYAFLYLPIIVLIANSFNANKFGMKWGGFTTKWYDALINNDSLMQAAWHSINVAVFSATAATIVGSLTAVALFRYQFKGKGIVNGMLFIVMMSPDIVMAISLLALFLVMGVQLGFFTLLAAHITFCLPFVVVTVYSRLNGFDVKMLEAAKDLGASEWTILKQIILPLAKPAVAAGWLLSFTLSLDDVIISSFVTGPTYEILPLKIYSMVKVGISPEVNALATVMLVVSLILVIISQLLAREKIK, via the coding sequence ATGGGTCGCACAGTTAAGTTCAGCTTTATGGCGCTGGTATACGCTTTTCTATACCTACCTATTATCGTATTGATTGCAAACTCATTTAATGCCAATAAATTCGGCATGAAATGGGGTGGCTTTACCACTAAGTGGTATGACGCGCTGATTAACAACGACAGCCTAATGCAGGCTGCGTGGCATTCGATCAACGTCGCGGTGTTCTCTGCAACTGCCGCAACGATTGTCGGAAGCCTGACTGCCGTTGCCCTATTCCGTTACCAATTTAAAGGTAAAGGCATCGTCAATGGCATGTTGTTCATCGTGATGATGTCGCCAGATATCGTAATGGCGATTTCGCTTCTTGCGCTATTCTTGGTAATGGGTGTGCAACTTGGGTTCTTTACCCTACTTGCAGCGCACATTACTTTCTGTCTGCCGTTCGTTGTTGTCACGGTCTACAGTCGCTTGAATGGCTTTGATGTCAAGATGCTAGAAGCCGCAAAAGATTTAGGTGCAAGTGAATGGACGATTCTAAAACAGATCATCCTTCCTCTGGCTAAGCCAGCGGTGGCTGCGGGTTGGTTATTGAGCTTCACACTGTCTTTGGACGATGTGATCATCAGCTCTTTCGTAACGGGTCCAACCTATGAAATCTTGCCACTGAAGATCTACTCGATGGTTAAAGTCGGAATATCTCCAGAGGTCAACGCCCTAGCAACAGTGATGTTAGTGGTGTCATTAATACTGGTGATTATTTCTCAGTTATTAGCGAGAGAGAAAATCAAGTAA
- a CDS encoding extracellular solute-binding protein yields the protein MKKWATLLAGSACALSMLSAPSFAKDNKELVFMNWGPYINSEILEQFTDETGIKVIYSTYESNETLYAKLKTHNKGYDLVVPSTYFVSKMRDEGMLQKIDKTKLNNFANLDTNYLDKPYDPSNDYSIPHVVAITGLAVNTDMYDPEDFQSWADLWKPELEGQLMMMDDTREVFHIALRKLGYSGNTTNEKEIDEAYAELRKLMPNVLVFNSDNPGAPYMSGEVGLGMLWNGSAAAAQNEGLPIKLVFPKEGGIGWVDNFAISSGAVNVEAAHKMIDFLLRPEIAEQISRDTGYLTAVKASNEKFKDSPALFPSQEDLDRVEWQAAVGDKTVKYEDYFMKLKAGQ from the coding sequence ATGAAAAAATGGGCTACTCTATTAGCTGGTAGTGCATGTGCGCTTTCAATGTTATCTGCACCATCGTTTGCAAAAGATAACAAAGAATTGGTATTCATGAACTGGGGACCTTACATCAACAGTGAGATCTTAGAACAGTTCACGGATGAAACTGGCATCAAAGTGATTTACTCGACTTACGAGTCGAATGAAACTTTGTACGCAAAATTGAAAACGCACAATAAAGGTTACGACCTTGTGGTTCCTTCAACCTACTTCGTGTCTAAAATGCGCGACGAAGGCATGCTTCAAAAGATCGACAAAACCAAGCTAAACAATTTTGCGAATCTAGATACAAACTACCTAGATAAGCCATATGATCCGAGCAACGACTACTCCATTCCACATGTTGTCGCTATTACGGGCCTGGCTGTTAACACAGACATGTACGATCCAGAAGATTTCCAAAGCTGGGCTGATCTATGGAAGCCAGAGCTTGAAGGTCAGCTGATGATGATGGACGACACGCGTGAAGTGTTCCACATCGCACTGCGTAAGTTAGGTTACTCAGGTAACACGACTAACGAGAAAGAAATCGACGAAGCCTACGCTGAGCTGCGCAAGCTGATGCCAAACGTTCTTGTGTTTAACTCAGATAACCCTGGCGCACCATACATGTCTGGTGAAGTGGGTCTTGGTATGCTTTGGAACGGTTCTGCTGCTGCAGCGCAAAATGAAGGTCTGCCGATTAAACTGGTTTTCCCTAAAGAAGGCGGCATCGGTTGGGTTGATAACTTTGCCATCAGTTCTGGCGCAGTAAACGTAGAAGCGGCTCATAAGATGATCGACTTCCTACTTCGCCCAGAAATCGCAGAGCAAATTTCTCGCGACACAGGTTATCTAACGGCAGTCAAAGCGTCTAATGAGAAGTTCAAAGACAGCCCTGCTCTGTTCCCGTCGCAAGAAGATCTTGACCGTGTTGAATGGCAAGCTGCGGTTGGCGATAAGACAGTGAAGTACGAAGATTACTTCATGAAGCTTAAAGCCGGTCAGTAA
- the uspE gene encoding universal stress protein UspE, with protein MSIYNKILVVADINHDEQPALVRAIQLAKKSTSTSHITFFLSIYDFSYEMTSMLSVDERDAMRKGVIHQREIWMNKVAEPYLDDSIEFNVQVVWHNRPYEAIIAEVYSGGHEILIKGTRKHDTLESVIFTPTDWHLLRKCPSPVLLVKNDFWPDNAKIFASVHVGSETEAHIELNDTMVDRLLEITGRLDAEPFLVNAYPVTPANITIELPEFDPTSYTDAVRGHHLTGMKALRQKHGMCEEQTIVEQGLPEDVIPRVASENSAAMVILGTTGRTGLSAVFIGNTAEHVIDKINCDVLALKPSGYVSPLDPNLAKG; from the coding sequence ATGAGTATCTATAACAAAATTTTAGTTGTCGCAGACATTAATCACGATGAGCAACCTGCTCTAGTTCGTGCTATCCAACTTGCAAAGAAAAGCACCTCAACAAGCCACATCACTTTCTTTTTGTCGATATACGATTTCTCGTATGAGATGACATCAATGCTCTCTGTTGATGAAAGAGACGCAATGCGTAAAGGCGTGATTCATCAACGCGAAATTTGGATGAATAAAGTCGCAGAACCTTACCTTGATGATTCTATTGAATTTAACGTTCAAGTGGTTTGGCATAACCGTCCTTATGAAGCGATCATCGCTGAAGTATACAGCGGTGGGCATGAGATCCTGATTAAAGGTACGCGTAAGCACGATACCTTAGAGTCTGTGATTTTCACTCCTACAGACTGGCATCTGTTGAGAAAGTGCCCTAGCCCTGTGCTCTTAGTTAAAAATGATTTCTGGCCTGATAATGCGAAGATTTTTGCTTCGGTACACGTCGGCTCTGAAACAGAAGCTCACATCGAGCTGAACGATACAATGGTTGATAGATTGCTTGAGATTACGGGTCGTTTGGATGCTGAACCTTTCTTGGTTAATGCTTATCCTGTAACGCCTGCGAATATCACTATTGAGTTGCCAGAGTTCGATCCTACGTCTTACACTGACGCCGTTCGTGGTCACCACTTAACGGGAATGAAAGCACTTCGTCAAAAGCACGGTATGTGTGAAGAACAGACGATCGTTGAGCAAGGCTTGCCAGAAGATGTGATTCCACGAGTCGCGTCTGAAAACAGCGCCGCTATGGTGATTTTAGGAACCACAGGTCGTACTGGCTTGTCTGCTGTATTTATTGGTAATACCGCTGAGCACGTTATCGATAAGATTAATTGTGATGTCCTGGCGCTTAAACCGTCTGGTTATGTGAGCCCTCTCGATCCTAACCTTGCTAAAGGTTAA
- a CDS encoding glucosaminidase domain-containing protein — MRNNVKGSASKSLALKVTALAIVGSISLVGPYIYQEEERRRSAEQSSNTSSEFGDLTVASDRPNFAAIEDVNEKKETFFSYLRPSINIENKRITKERAFLTKISQAGIANVDSEDVSYAKRLGKLYSLPVPSSGLDQAWLTEMLSRVNVLPEALVLTQAANESAWGTSRFATKANNYFGHWCYTKGCGLVPLQRNEGSSHEVATFSSSQESVHRYFMNLNRNRAYADLRAIRAKLAAQGDDLLTTASATELTNGLLKYSERGSDYVTDLQAMIRHNDVYWKK, encoded by the coding sequence ATGCGTAATAACGTTAAAGGCAGCGCAAGTAAATCTCTTGCGCTCAAGGTAACGGCACTGGCGATCGTGGGTTCTATCTCACTGGTTGGCCCGTACATTTACCAAGAAGAAGAGCGCCGACGCTCAGCAGAGCAAAGTTCAAACACATCTAGTGAGTTTGGTGATTTGACCGTGGCTTCAGATCGCCCCAACTTTGCTGCCATTGAAGATGTGAACGAGAAAAAAGAGACCTTCTTTTCTTACCTTCGTCCTAGCATCAACATCGAAAACAAACGAATTACCAAAGAGCGTGCGTTTTTGACCAAGATCTCTCAAGCAGGTATTGCGAACGTTGATTCGGAAGATGTGTCGTACGCGAAAAGGCTAGGGAAGCTGTACAGCTTGCCAGTGCCATCTTCAGGACTAGATCAAGCTTGGCTCACGGAAATGCTTAGTCGCGTTAACGTACTGCCAGAGGCGCTTGTATTGACTCAAGCTGCTAACGAGTCGGCTTGGGGTACATCGCGCTTCGCAACCAAAGCCAACAACTACTTCGGACACTGGTGTTATACCAAAGGTTGTGGTCTGGTTCCGCTACAACGTAACGAAGGCAGTTCGCATGAAGTAGCTACATTCTCTTCAAGCCAAGAATCCGTTCATCGTTACTTCATGAACCTGAACCGTAATCGTGCTTATGCCGATTTAAGAGCGATTCGAGCAAAACTGGCGGCACAGGGCGACGATTTGCTAACAACCGCATCTGCGACAGAGCTTACCAATGGCTTACTAAAATATTCTGAGCGAGGTTCAGACTATGTGACTGATTTACAAGCCATGATCCGTCACAACGATGTATACTGGAAAAAGTAA
- the ttcA gene encoding tRNA 2-thiocytidine(32) synthetase TtcA codes for MNQNENKKDTLEFNKLQKLLRRNVGNAIVDYNMIEENDVVMACISGGKDSFAMLDILLRLREAAPIKFDVVAVNLDQKQPGFPEHILPEYFETLNIPYYIVDKDTYSVVKEKVPEGKTTCGLCSRLRRGTLYSFAEKIGATKIALGHHLDDIVETMFLNMFHGARLKAMPPKLRSDDGRNVVIRPLTYCRETDLIKYAEHKEFPIIPCNLCGSQENLQRQNIKAMLIDWDKQTPGRVEKVFKSIQNVSPSQLADRELFDFINLPLDRTEERKAYEFEEAEISSSNIDESLYIDVTNV; via the coding sequence ATGAACCAAAACGAAAATAAAAAAGATACACTTGAATTCAACAAGCTTCAGAAACTTCTAAGAAGAAATGTTGGGAATGCCATCGTCGACTACAACATGATCGAAGAGAATGATGTAGTAATGGCGTGCATTAGTGGCGGTAAAGATTCATTTGCGATGCTAGACATTTTGCTACGTTTACGTGAAGCAGCACCCATCAAATTTGATGTAGTGGCAGTAAACCTAGATCAGAAACAACCGGGCTTCCCTGAACATATTCTTCCTGAGTACTTTGAAACTCTGAACATTCCTTACTACATCGTAGATAAAGATACGTACTCAGTAGTAAAAGAAAAAGTGCCAGAAGGTAAGACGACATGTGGCCTTTGTTCACGTCTGCGTCGCGGTACTTTGTACTCGTTTGCAGAGAAGATTGGCGCAACGAAGATTGCTCTAGGTCACCACCTAGACGACATTGTTGAGACTATGTTCCTAAACATGTTCCACGGTGCTCGCCTTAAGGCTATGCCGCCTAAGCTTCGCTCTGACGATGGTCGTAACGTTGTAATCCGTCCTCTGACTTACTGCCGCGAAACTGACCTCATCAAATACGCAGAGCACAAAGAGTTTCCGATCATTCCATGTAATCTGTGTGGTTCTCAAGAAAACCTACAGCGTCAAAACATCAAAGCGATGCTAATTGATTGGGATAAACAGACTCCAGGACGTGTTGAGAAGGTCTTCAAGTCAATTCAGAACGTGAGCCCGAGCCAATTGGCAGATCGTGAGTTGTTTGATTTCATTAACTTACCGTTAGACCGTACTGAAGAACGCAAAGCATACGAATTCGAAGAAGCTGAAATCTCGTCGTCAAACATCGATGAGTCTTTGTACATCGATGTAACCAACGTTTAA
- the potA gene encoding spermidine/putrescine ABC transporter ATP-binding protein PotA — translation MNAKKSVGKPVVQLTGISKSFDGKEVIGNLDLNVNHGEFLTILGPSGCGKTTVLRMIAGFETADSGEILLAQQNVTQVPAEQRHVNTVFQSYALFPHMTVFDNVAFGLRMQKVPNTEIEPRVMDALKMVRLEQMAQRKPHQLSGGQQQRIAIARAVVNKPKVLLLDESLSALDYKLRKQMQIELKQLQRQLGITFIFVTHDQEEALSMSDRIIVMRDGVIEQDGTPREIYEEPKNLFVARFIGEINVFEATAKSRQDEKRIVATIEGEESIIYHDKDVAPGQKLQVLLRPEDLRIEEIKESDQSGIVGHIVERTYKGMTLDSVVELESGMRVMVSEFFNEDDPDVDHSLGQKVAVTWVESWEVVLEDEQEV, via the coding sequence TTGAACGCTAAAAAATCAGTAGGAAAGCCAGTCGTACAGTTAACTGGCATTAGTAAAAGTTTCGATGGTAAGGAAGTCATCGGCAATCTTGATCTAAACGTAAATCATGGTGAGTTTCTCACGATATTAGGCCCGTCCGGTTGTGGTAAAACCACGGTACTAAGAATGATTGCAGGGTTTGAAACGGCAGATAGTGGTGAAATACTATTAGCCCAACAGAATGTAACCCAAGTTCCTGCTGAACAAAGGCATGTTAACACTGTATTCCAAAGCTATGCCCTATTCCCACATATGACCGTTTTCGACAATGTGGCATTTGGTTTACGCATGCAGAAAGTACCAAACACTGAGATTGAACCTCGTGTAATGGATGCTTTAAAAATGGTGCGCCTAGAACAAATGGCACAACGAAAGCCACACCAGCTATCTGGTGGCCAACAGCAACGTATCGCAATCGCTCGTGCTGTCGTTAATAAGCCTAAAGTTCTTTTGTTGGATGAGTCTCTATCTGCTCTTGATTACAAACTACGTAAACAAATGCAAATCGAACTTAAACAACTGCAACGCCAACTTGGTATCACGTTCATTTTTGTAACGCATGACCAAGAAGAAGCATTGTCCATGTCTGATCGTATTATTGTTATGCGTGATGGCGTGATTGAACAAGACGGAACGCCAAGAGAAATCTACGAAGAGCCTAAGAACCTGTTTGTTGCTCGTTTCATTGGTGAAATTAACGTATTCGAAGCGACAGCGAAATCTCGTCAAGATGAAAAGCGCATTGTTGCGACAATCGAAGGTGAAGAGTCAATTATCTATCACGATAAAGACGTAGCACCGGGCCAAAAACTGCAAGTACTACTTCGCCCTGAAGATCTTCGTATCGAAGAAATTAAAGAGTCGGATCAAAGCGGTATTGTCGGCCACATTGTCGAGCGAACCTACAAAGGCATGACATTAGATTCAGTCGTAGAACTTGAATCTGGTATGCGTGTCATGGTTAGCGAATTCTTCAACGAAGATGACCCTGATGTTGATCACTCACTGGGCCAAAAAGTTGCAGTAACTTGGGTTGAGAGCTGGGAAGTGGTGTTAGAAGATGAGCAAGAAGTTTAA